Below is a genomic region from Fusobacterium nucleatum.
TTTTTGAAATATGAAATAGCTTTTTCATATTCCCCTAATTTGGAATAAGCAAAACCATATTGCATATTAATCCAAGCATCATCTTTTCCTAAATCTTTTGCTTTATCAAGATATTCTAAAGCTTTATGTAAATCTTTTTCTAATAAATTCCATCCTATTTGTGAATTTAACCAAGCATCATTTCTACCAAGTTTTTCTGCTTTGTATAAATATTCTAAGGCATTATCTACATCTCTTAGCTCCCCATACCAATATGCTATTTCACTATTTAGAAAAATTTTATCATTTGATGTTATTCCTTCCTCCATAATTAAAGCTCTTTTTAATCTATTAATTCCTTCTTGAATTTCTCCTGTCCTAGCAAGATTAATTCCAATATCAATATTAATCATTCTATCATCTTTTCCAAGTTCTTCAGCTTTAAATAAGTATTTTAGAGCTTCCTTAGGTTTTTCAAGCTCTCCATAGTTCCAACCAATTTGACAATTTAATGTAGTGTCATTTTTATATTTATCATTTTTTAAAAGTTCTAAATAATATTCCAGTGCTTCCTCATATTTTCCCATTTTACTTAGAGTATTTGCAAACATAAGTTTTAAAGTTAAATCATCTCTTCCTGAATTTTTTACAATAGTAAGATAATCATAAGATTTTTCATATTCACCTAAATAATAATATGCATAAGCAAACTCTGTATTTATCCAAACATCATCTCTTCCAAGTTCATTAGCTCTTTTTAAATATATCAGACCATTTTTATAATCTTCTAAATCATCATAAGCAAAAGCTAAATCTGATAATATTCCTGTATCATTCTTATATTCATCTCTATTGACTACATCTTCTAAAAGTTTTATAGCTTCTGTGTGTTTTCCTAAGGCAATAAGTATAGATGAAGTTCTTGATATAAGTGATAAATCAACTTCAACAGGAGATAATTCCTTTGCTTTATTTATATATTCTAAGGCTTCACTAAATTTTTCTAATGAAAAATATGTCCAAGCAATTTCTGAGTATATCCAAGTATCATTTCTTCCCAATTCAACAGACTTCATATAATTTTCAAGTGCTTCCTCGTATCTATCTTGATGTCTTAAAGTATACCCTAATTGAGAATAAACCCACTTATCATTATCACCAAGTTCTATTGCTTTTCTAAGATGTTTTTCTCCTTCAACAAAATTATTAAGTCTGTCATATGCCCAACCTAATCTTTCTTCTGCAAAAATTAGTTCATCTTTTATACTTTCTTCTGGCTCTAACTTAGAATAAACATTAGCATATTCTACGCTTTTATTAAGATATTCAATAATTTTTTCAGAATTATCTTTTTCTTTATCTGTTAATTCTTGATATATCCAACACAAAAAAAGATGAGAATCTGAATCAGTAGGATTAAGTTCAACAGCCTTTAAAAAATATTTTTCTGCCTCTAAATAGTTATCTAAATAATAATAAGAATATCCTATACGATAATTCCAGACATTAGTATCTTTTCCGTATTCTTCAGTAGATTTTAAAAGTTCTACTGCTTTTTCATAATTATCAACATTATTATATGCCCTTGCTAAAATTCCTAAAATTTCAGGAGTTTTTTCTTCATTTGAAAGTACTTCAATTTTATCAATTATTTCTTGATGTTTCTCTTCTTTATGCAAAGTATTTAATAATTCAATTAAATTATTTTTCATTTCTTAATCCCCCTACTAAAATTTTCTCAATATTATAAATTTTACTTTATCTAAATAAAAAATTCAAGATATAGTTTAAATTGTAATGTAAAATAAAATTGTAATACAAAATAGAAATGTAAGAATTACATTTTATTATAATAAATTCAAGAATTATAATAAAATTTATAATTTTAAAAAATTTTTTCTTTAAAATACTTGAAAAATCTTGTAATATATGATATAAAGTATTGTACATTCTGTATGTGAGTGTATCTTTTTATTAGGAGGAAGGATTGAAGATGACAAAAAAGGAATTTGCTAAATTATTATTTGAAAAAGGGGTATTCACTACTAGAACTGAAGCTGAAAAAAAAGTTGATATTATATTCAACTCTATGGAAAAAATCTTATTAGATGGAGAAAATTTAAGTATTATTAACTTTGGAAAATTAGAAGTAATTGAAAGAGCTCCAAGATTAGGAAGAAACCCTAAAACTGGTGAGGAAGTTAAGATTGGTAAGAGAAAATCAGTTAAATTTAGACCAGGAAAAGCTTTCTTAGAAAAATTAAACTAATAGTGAATAAAAATAGAGTCTTAGGACTCTATTTTTATTTTGATATTTCAAGTATCTCATCTCTATTTAAAGGTTCAACTACTATATATGAAGCATCTATAAATTTATATTTATCAGTAGGCAATTTCTTAATAAAATCATCATATAAAGATTCTCCAATTTTATCAATCACTTCTTCTCCATTTTCATCAACTTTATAAGCACAGAAAAATATTTTCCAAAAAGCTACTTCTTCATTTTTTATATAGTCCATTGAAAAAAATTCTACACTTGGTTTGTATGGAAGAACTGTTCTAAGATTTTCTGTTAATACATAGTAGCCCCATTTTTCTTTTGTTGCCCTATCCTCAACAAATGACTGTTTTGCAGAATAAGCATCAATATATTGTATATCTTCACAAAATTTTGAAAATTCTTTTATTTCATCAGATGAATTTATTATCCTTTCAATTATTTCTTTATTAAAAGAAACAGGTCTTTTTACTCCATATATAATGTCTTCATTATAACCTTCTTCATTTTCTTTATTTAATATATCAGAAATTACTTTAATTCCTGATTCTATATCACTTTTATAATTAAAAGTATTTATAGTTTCAAAAGTAAAAGTATCTCCTTGTTCAGATATAATTTTAGAATTTAACTTTTCTGCTAATACTTTCATAAATTCTAACACAATAATCCAATCATTTTCAGTAGCAGGTGTATATTCTCTTATTACATAAAAATTTTTTGTAGTATTATATGAAAATTCAAATCCTCTTCCACTTTTTCCTTCAACTCCAAATAAGATACAACTATGATTTTCCTGCCAATTTTCTATTGAAGTATTATAAAATTTTTCTCCATCAGGGTCATTGACATGAAAATCAATATTATAAAAAGATAGTTTATCTTTTTTAAATAAGTCTATTACCTCTCTAACTTTCATAACTTTTTCATATCCAAAAAATTTTTTCTTATTTTTTATATAAAAACTTACACTCATTCTTCCTCCAATTTTTAAAGAGATTTAATTAGCTCCACAAGTCTATCAACATCTTCTTCTTTTGTTGCCCAAGAAGTTACAAATCTTGATGATTGACTTTCTCCTATTCCAAAAAATTCAACTGAAAAAATAACATCTTTTTCTAATTTTTTTATTTGCTCTGGATTTAAATCTACAAAAACTTGATTAGTATAAGAATCAGTAGCTAACTTAATACCTTTTTCTATAAAAGCATTTTTTATTTTTAATGCCATTTTATTTGAATGAACACCTATTCTATAATATAAATCATCTTTAAATAAAGTTGCAAACTGTATTCCTAATAATCTTCCTTTTGCAAATAATCCACCTTTTTGTTTAACAGAAAAGTTAAATTCTTTCTTTATCTCATCATTTATAATCACAACTGCTTCTCCAAATAATAATCCACATTTTGTTCCACCAATATAAAAAACATCACAATATTTAGGATAATCTTCTAAATTTATATCACATTTTTCAGAGGCAAGTGCTGATGCAAGTCTTGCACCATCTAAATATAAGTATAAATTATTTTCTTTACAAACTTTACTAATTGCTTCTAATTCATTTTTAGTATAAACAGTCCCAATTTCAGTAGTATTTGAAATATAAACCATTTTAGGTTTTACCATGTGATGATCTTCATGTTTTCTTAATTCATTTAAAATTAAATTAGGAGTTAATTTACCATCAATACCATCTACTTCAATTATTTTATGACCAGTAGCTTCAATAGCTCCTGTTTCATGTATAGAGATATGTCCTGTCTTACAAGCAATAACAGCTTCATAAGGTCTTAGAGAGTGAGAAATAACAGTTGTATTTGTTTGTGTTCCACCTACTAAAAAATAAATATTAGCATTAAGATAATTAATATTTTCTTTAATTAAATTTTTAGCTTCTTCACAATATTCATCTTCTCCATAACCTACTGTTTGTTCATAATTAGTTTTTATCAATGCTTCTAATACTTCTGAACAAGCTCCTTCACTATAATCATTTTTAAAATTTATCATAGTATCCCTCCTAAAAATCAAAACCTAATTGTCTATATACTTCATACAAAATTACAACAGCTGAATTAGAAAGGTTTAAAGACCTCCCCATTGGTATCATTGGAATTGTTATACATCTTTCAGGATTTTTATTTAAAATATCTTCTGGTATCCCTCTTGATTCAGGACCAAACATTATATAATCATTTTCTTCATATTTAACATCAGAATATTTTTGTTTTGTTTTTGTTGTTGCATAAAAAAGTCTTATCCCTTTGTTAGCTTCTAAAAATTCTTCAAAGGATTCCCAAATTTTTAAATCTACTAAATGCCAATAATCCATTCCTGCTCTTTTAACTTGTTTTTCATCAAGAGAAAACCCTAATGGTTTTATTAAATGTAAAGTTGTATTTGTTAACACACAACTTCTTCCTATATTTCCAGTATTATATGGAATTTCTGGTTGATATAACACTATATTCATTATTTTTCCTCCAAGTGTGATGTATTAGAAAAATCAGTGATTTCAAATTTTCCATTTTCATACTTTACAATAGTATAGCTTGTATTTTTAGGTATTGCTTCATCACTCAAAGTTGAAACATCTTTTCCACTTATATAATGTAACAAAGTTTTTAATGTAGCTCCATGACTAACAACTAAAACTCTTTCATAATTTTTATTTAATTTTATAAATTTTTCTAAGCCTTTTGCAACTCTTTCTCTAACCTCAATAAAACTTTCACCTTTAAAAGAGCTTGGATTATATTCAAGCTGATTAAAAAAGAAATTTTTAACTTGTTCTGGATAAAGTTTTTTAAAATCTTCTTGTTTGATTCCTTCCATATCTCCCATTGAAATTTCAACAAAGTCATCAAATATTTCAACTTCTTGTTTTCTATTTCCTTTTATATAATTAGCAGTATCATTTGCTCTTTTTAAAGAAGTTGAATAAAATTTATCAAATTTTATATCTTTTAATTTTTCTCCTAGTAATTTTGCTTGTGTAATTCCTAATTCAGTAAGTGGTGAGTCTGAAAGTCCTTGAAATCTTTTTTCAACATTCCAAATCGTTTGCCCATGTCTTACAAAATAAATTTCCATATATTGAATGCCTCCATTTAATTTGTTATAATAATATTTAATTAATATATTATAGATTATACAAAATTTTACTATTTATGTAAAACTAAGTTTAAAAAATGAGGTGAAAAATGAAATTTTTAGGAATAATTCCTGCTAGATATTCTTCAACTAGACTTGAAGGTAAACCTTTGAAAATGATTGAAGGATATACTATGATAGAGTGGGTATATAAAAGAGCTAAAAAATCAAATCTTGATTCTTTAATTGTAGCAACAGATGATGAAAGAATTTATAATGAAGTTATAAATTTCGGTGGTCAAGCTATAATAACAAGTAAAAATCATACTAATGGTACTTCAAGAATTGCAGAAGTATGTGAGAAGATTACAGAATATGACACTATTATAAATATTCAAGGTGATGAACCTTTAATAGAATATGAAATGATAAACTCTTTAATAAAAACATTTAAAGAAAATAAAGACTTAAAAATGGCAACATTAAAACATAAATTATTAGATAAAGAAGAAATTGAAAATCCAAATAATGTAAAAGTTGTCTGTGATAAAAATGACTATGCAATTTATTTTTCAAGATCAGTAATTCCATATCCAAGAAAAAATGGAAATATCTCTTACTTTAAACATATTGGTATTTATGGGTATAAAAGAGATTTTGTGATTGAATACTCCAAAATGTTGGCAACACCACTTGAAGAAACTGAATCATTAGAACAACTTAGAGTTTTAGAAAATGGATATAAAATAAAAGTTTTAGAAACAACTCATAGTTTAATTGGAGTTGACACACAAGAAAATTTAGAACAAGTAATTAACTATATAAAAGAAAACAATATACAAATTTAATAATATAAAGGAGGAGTTAATGAAAAAAAAACTGTCTTTAATTTTTTTATCGGCACTTGTACTTATCTCATGTACAAATGGACCAGCAAAAAAAGTAAAAACTGTAAAACCAAATGGAGATTATAAAACAGGAACTGGAACTACAATTACAACTGAAAGAGGAAAAAGAGAAAAAATTACTCTGGAAAATACTGTATTTAAAAGACTAGGCTTACCTTTACCTTACAATACTTTTGGTGCTGCAATTCCATATTTAGTACCTGTTAATGATAATCATAAAGAAAGTTTTGGAGTATTTGAAGAATATAATGAAGATAAAGCTCTTAAATACTTTAAAAATTTAGGCTCAAGAGGACATGGGGATAATTCACCTTATTGGAGATGGAAAACAAGCATTAAAAAATCTGAATTATATAGTAAAGCAGGAAGTAGATTAATTGCTATATATAAAAATAACCCTAGAAATGTATTAACACTTGTAAATGGTGAATGGCAACAAGCTCCTATAAGAAGTGTTGGAACAGTTCAAGACATTATTGTTGCTGCAAGAGGAGAATCAGGAATTATAACTCATATGCTCGTTATAACAAGTAATGGTAAATATTTAATCGCAAAAGAATTCAATGTTAGAAAACTTTTAGCAACTAATAATGCTCTTTATGGTTCAAAAGGAGAAGAAGGAGCATATAATAGTAAACCTATTACGCCAAATGTAACATCTTTACCTTCCGCATATCTTGCTCTTGAAGATGAAGGTGGATATATTAGCATCTATGGTGGTGGATTTGGACATGGAGTTGGAATGTCACAATTTGCTGCTGGAACTCTCACAAAAAATGGAGAAAATTATAAAAATGTTTTAAAGAGATATTACACAAATGTAGAACTTTCAACTGTTGAATCAGTTTTAGGAAAAGATAAAGAAATTAAAGTTGGAATCACAACTAATGGAAGTTTAGAACACGGTAGACTTACTATTTTTTCATCAGAAAATAAAGTTCAAATATATAATGATGATTTTGATATAACTGTTGGTGAAAATGAAAGAATTGATGTAAGAAATACTTCTGGTGCAACTACTATAACTCTTGAAAATGGAAAAACATTAAAAACAAAAAATCCTCTTAATTTCAATGCAAAAGGAGAATATTTAACACTAAGTCCTGTAAGAAAAGGACATACTTCTTCTCCAAGATATAGAGGAGTTATTACTATTATTCCAAGAGGTTCAAACTTAAGAGTTATAAATACATTAGATATTGAAAAATATTTATTACAAGTTGTTCCTAGTGAAATGCCAAAAAGTTTTGGAGTTGAAGCATTAAAAGTACAAGCTGTTGCAGCTAGAACTTATGCAGTTAGTGATATTTTAAAAGGTAAGTATGCACAAGACGGTTTCCATATAAAAGACACTGTTGAAAGTCAAGTATATAATAACCAAGTTGAAAATGAAGAAGCTACTCGTGCAATAGAAGAAACAGAAGGAGAAATAATGACTTATGATAACATGCCAATAGATGCTAAATATTTCTCAACATCTTCTGGATTTACAAGCCATGCTTCTAATGTATGGTAATAGGAGTTTATATGGAAATTGAAAATTTAACTTTTAAGACTGAAAAAGAATACAAAGAATTTTTGGATTATCTTTTTTCAATAAGAGATATTGAATATAGAGATTTTAATACTAAAATAGTTGTACCTGTAGACTGTGAGATAATTGGAATAAGAACTCCAATTTTAAGAGATATAGCTAAAAAAATAGCTAAAACTTCTTCTGAAAATTTTTTAAATCTTTTTGAAAAATTATTTACTAAAAAGAAAGTTAAGTATTATGAAGAAAAAGTTTTATATGGCTTTTTAATTGGCTATTCAAAGATAGATTTTCAAGAAAAATTAAAAAGAATAGATTTCTTTATAAATATTATTGATAATTGGGCTGTCTGTGATATAGTTGATTCAAGCTTTAAATTTATTAATAAAAATAAGGAAGATTTTTATACTTATTTGACTTCTAAGTTATCTGCAACAAATCCTTGGGAACAAAGATTTATTTTTGTAATGTTATTAGCCTATTATGTTGAAGAAAAATATTTAAAGGATATTTTTAAAATCTGTGAAAAAATAAAATCTGATGAATATTATGTAAAAATGGCTAAGGCATGGTTATTGTCAGTTTGTTATGTAAAACATAAAAATGAAACTTATAAATTCTTAAAGAAAACTAAACTAGATGATTGGACAATCAATAAGTCTATACAAAAAGTTAGAGAATCTTTAAGAGTTACAAAAGAAGAAAAAGAAAAGATATTAGTATTAAAAAGAAAATAATAAAAGCAAACTATTTTTTATAATATTTTATTATAATAAAATAGTTTCTTTTTTTTATTAAACTTTTTTAGTATACATTATAGTCAAAAAGTTATATAATAATTACACAATAAAAATTTTAGAAAGGGGACTTTATGTTTACACAGGAAATTG
It encodes:
- a CDS encoding tetratricopeptide repeat protein; this translates as MKNNLIELLNTLHKEEKHQEIIDKIEVLSNEEKTPEILGILARAYNNVDNYEKAVELLKSTEEYGKDTNVWNYRIGYSYYYLDNYLEAEKYFLKAVELNPTDSDSHLFLCWIYQELTDKEKDNSEKIIEYLNKSVEYANVYSKLEPEESIKDELIFAEERLGWAYDRLNNFVEGEKHLRKAIELGDNDKWVYSQLGYTLRHQDRYEEALENYMKSVELGRNDTWIYSEIAWTYFSLEKFSEALEYINKAKELSPVEVDLSLISRTSSILIALGKHTEAIKLLEDVVNRDEYKNDTGILSDLAFAYDDLEDYKNGLIYLKRANELGRDDVWINTEFAYAYYYLGEYEKSYDYLTIVKNSGRDDLTLKLMFANTLSKMGKYEEALEYYLELLKNDKYKNDTTLNCQIGWNYGELEKPKEALKYLFKAEELGKDDRMINIDIGINLARTGEIQEGINRLKRALIMEEGITSNDKIFLNSEIAYWYGELRDVDNALEYLYKAEKLGRNDAWLNSQIGWNLLEKDLHKALEYLDKAKDLGKDDAWINMQYGFAYSKLGEYEKAISYFKKARELGANDSWLLYQLGLALKEYGNIEEAINIFKEEIEITNYKGFGDLQLAWCYALIDEKEKAKEYFENVDKYLSSSLEKDEDLKKDYNTVNELVNSNIYFN
- a CDS encoding HU family DNA-binding protein is translated as MTKKEFAKLLFEKGVFTTRTEAEKKVDIIFNSMEKILLDGENLSIINFGKLEVIERAPRLGRNPKTGEEVKIGKRKSVKFRPGKAFLEKLN
- a CDS encoding DUF4299 domain-containing protein, translated to MSVSFYIKNKKKFFGYEKVMKVREVIDLFKKDKLSFYNIDFHVNDPDGEKFYNTSIENWQENHSCILFGVEGKSGRGFEFSYNTTKNFYVIREYTPATENDWIIVLEFMKVLAEKLNSKIISEQGDTFTFETINTFNYKSDIESGIKVISDILNKENEEGYNEDIIYGVKRPVSFNKEIIERIINSSDEIKEFSKFCEDIQYIDAYSAKQSFVEDRATKEKWGYYVLTENLRTVLPYKPSVEFFSMDYIKNEEVAFWKIFFCAYKVDENGEEVIDKIGESLYDDFIKKLPTDKYKFIDASYIVVEPLNRDEILEISK
- a CDS encoding low specificity L-threonine aldolase, with product MINFKNDYSEGACSEVLEALIKTNYEQTVGYGEDEYCEEAKNLIKENINYLNANIYFLVGGTQTNTTVISHSLRPYEAVIACKTGHISIHETGAIEATGHKIIEVDGIDGKLTPNLILNELRKHEDHHMVKPKMVYISNTTEIGTVYTKNELEAISKVCKENNLYLYLDGARLASALASEKCDINLEDYPKYCDVFYIGGTKCGLLFGEAVVIINDEIKKEFNFSVKQKGGLFAKGRLLGIQFATLFKDDLYYRIGVHSNKMALKIKNAFIEKGIKLATDSYTNQVFVDLNPEQIKKLEKDVIFSVEFFGIGESQSSRFVTSWATKEEDVDRLVELIKSL
- the trmL gene encoding tRNA (uridine(34)/cytosine(34)/5-carboxymethylaminomethyluridine(34)-2'-O)-methyltransferase TrmL — its product is MNIVLYQPEIPYNTGNIGRSCVLTNTTLHLIKPLGFSLDEKQVKRAGMDYWHLVDLKIWESFEEFLEANKGIRLFYATTKTKQKYSDVKYEENDYIMFGPESRGIPEDILNKNPERCITIPMIPMGRSLNLSNSAVVILYEVYRQLGFDF
- a CDS encoding histidine phosphatase family protein, yielding MEIYFVRHGQTIWNVEKRFQGLSDSPLTELGITQAKLLGEKLKDIKFDKFYSTSLKRANDTANYIKGNRKQEVEIFDDFVEISMGDMEGIKQEDFKKLYPEQVKNFFFNQLEYNPSSFKGESFIEVRERVAKGLEKFIKLNKNYERVLVVSHGATLKTLLHYISGKDVSTLSDEAIPKNTSYTIVKYENGKFEITDFSNTSHLEEK
- the kdsB gene encoding 3-deoxy-manno-octulosonate cytidylyltransferase, with product MKFLGIIPARYSSTRLEGKPLKMIEGYTMIEWVYKRAKKSNLDSLIVATDDERIYNEVINFGGQAIITSKNHTNGTSRIAEVCEKITEYDTIINIQGDEPLIEYEMINSLIKTFKENKDLKMATLKHKLLDKEEIENPNNVKVVCDKNDYAIYFSRSVIPYPRKNGNISYFKHIGIYGYKRDFVIEYSKMLATPLEETESLEQLRVLENGYKIKVLETTHSLIGVDTQENLEQVINYIKENNIQI
- a CDS encoding SpoIID/LytB domain-containing protein, producing MKKKLSLIFLSALVLISCTNGPAKKVKTVKPNGDYKTGTGTTITTERGKREKITLENTVFKRLGLPLPYNTFGAAIPYLVPVNDNHKESFGVFEEYNEDKALKYFKNLGSRGHGDNSPYWRWKTSIKKSELYSKAGSRLIAIYKNNPRNVLTLVNGEWQQAPIRSVGTVQDIIVAARGESGIITHMLVITSNGKYLIAKEFNVRKLLATNNALYGSKGEEGAYNSKPITPNVTSLPSAYLALEDEGGYISIYGGGFGHGVGMSQFAAGTLTKNGENYKNVLKRYYTNVELSTVESVLGKDKEIKVGITTNGSLEHGRLTIFSSENKVQIYNDDFDITVGENERIDVRNTSGATTITLENGKTLKTKNPLNFNAKGEYLTLSPVRKGHTSSPRYRGVITIIPRGSNLRVINTLDIEKYLLQVVPSEMPKSFGVEALKVQAVAARTYAVSDILKGKYAQDGFHIKDTVESQVYNNQVENEEATRAIEETEGEIMTYDNMPIDAKYFSTSSGFTSHASNVW
- a CDS encoding DNA alkylation repair protein produces the protein MEIENLTFKTEKEYKEFLDYLFSIRDIEYRDFNTKIVVPVDCEIIGIRTPILRDIAKKIAKTSSENFLNLFEKLFTKKKVKYYEEKVLYGFLIGYSKIDFQEKLKRIDFFINIIDNWAVCDIVDSSFKFINKNKEDFYTYLTSKLSATNPWEQRFIFVMLLAYYVEEKYLKDIFKICEKIKSDEYYVKMAKAWLLSVCYVKHKNETYKFLKKTKLDDWTINKSIQKVRESLRVTKEEKEKILVLKRK